One window of the Oncorhynchus clarkii lewisi isolate Uvic-CL-2024 chromosome 19, UVic_Ocla_1.0, whole genome shotgun sequence genome contains the following:
- the LOC139375475 gene encoding uncharacterized protein produces the protein MPRVPAHLRECALGMLQGGMRTADVSRAIKCNVRTVRRLRQRYRETGRTTDCGRTHVTTPTQDRYIRTLHMRDTCRMATTAARVTPGTHNPSISAQTVRNRLREAGLRACRPGVRQVLTRHQRQQRRLWAQTHQPWTRQEWQKVLFTDDPVLWSGIDLKVEGPSWSGAVCHSITGLSFLSLQAISMLCVTGKTSSSLMCYPSCKLILK, from the exons atgcccagggtccctgctcatttgcgtgaatgtgccttaggcatgctgcaaggaggcatgaggactgcagatgtgtccAGGGCAATAAAATGCAATGTCCGTAcggtgagacgcctaagacagcgctacagggagacaggacggacaactGATTGTGGCAGaacacatgtaacaacacctacacaggatcggtacatccgaacattacACATGCGGGACACgtgcaggatggcaacaacagctgcccgagttacaccaggaacgcacaatccctctatcagtgctcagactgtccgcaataggctgagagaggctggactgagggcttgtaggcctggtgtaaggcaggtcctcaccagacatcaacggcaacaacgtcgcctatgggcacaaacccaccagccctggaccagacaggaatggcaaaaagtgctcttcactgacga ccctgtactctggagcgggattgatttgaaagtggagggtccgtcatggtctggggcggtgtgtcacagcatcaccgGACTGAGCTTTTTGTCATTACAGGCAATCTCAATGTTGTGCGTTAccgggaagacatcctcctccctcatgtgctaCCCTTCCTGCAAGCTCATCCTGAAATga